In Alphaproteobacteria bacterium, one DNA window encodes the following:
- a CDS encoding RDD family protein, with product MSVILPQPATSPIPTAYAGIPTSYAGFWWRVLASFLDITFIYIAFIVVGFVMGIVVGLTDPSSLKKLVDEPAVLGLVFLASVFISTILIWLLCAGFESSKYQATPGKMVCRLIVTDKNGNRISFGRATGRHFAKALSNITLCIGYLMVCWTKRKQGLHDILASTLVLRRQLPPTYNLAGTVPLPKLDQKTRG from the coding sequence ATGTCGGTAATCCTACCCCAACCTGCCACCTCACCTATTCCAACCGCTTATGCCGGTATTCCAACTTCTTATGCCGGGTTCTGGTGGCGCGTGTTGGCTAGTTTCTTGGATATCACGTTCATCTATATCGCATTCATCGTGGTAGGGTTTGTCATGGGGATTGTCGTAGGACTTACGGATCCCTCTTCGCTTAAAAAACTGGTGGATGAGCCTGCTGTGTTGGGGCTGGTGTTTTTGGCATCCGTCTTTATCTCCACAATACTCATTTGGCTATTGTGTGCAGGCTTTGAATCTTCAAAATACCAGGCGACACCGGGCAAGATGGTCTGCCGCTTGATCGTGACGGATAAAAACGGGAATCGTATCTCGTTTGGTCGCGCCACCGGACGACATTTCGCCAAGGCCTTATCGAACATCACCTTGTGCATCGGCTATCTGATGGTTTGTTGGACCAAGCGTAAGCAGGGACTGCACGACATCCTGGCTTCAACCTTGGTGCTGCGTCGCCAGTTGCCGCCGACTTATAACCTGGCCGGCACGGTCCCCTTACCTAAGCTGGATCAGAAGACACGGGGTTAA
- a CDS encoding RDD family protein has translation MTVITPQPAASPIPTSYAGFWWRALAIFLDAFLLNIAFGVLKWPLGAVIALGPIPLAHGDVVTALPAMAGMSVGLMALSVLGTVVYWLYFAWFESSHFQATPGKMICRLIVTDENGHRISFGRATGRHFAKILSGIILCIGYLMVFWTQRRQGLHDMLASTLVLRRQLPPIYGRTGSVPPTLDQPPRV, from the coding sequence ATGACCGTGATCACGCCTCAGCCTGCCGCCTCACCCATTCCAACCTCTTATGCCGGGTTTTGGTGGCGCGCTTTGGCGATTTTTTTGGACGCTTTCTTGCTCAATATCGCCTTTGGCGTTTTGAAATGGCCGTTGGGCGCCGTGATCGCGCTTGGGCCGATCCCGCTCGCTCATGGCGATGTGGTGACGGCCTTGCCGGCGATGGCGGGAATGAGCGTGGGTTTGATGGCCCTTAGCGTGCTGGGCACCGTGGTCTATTGGCTGTATTTCGCCTGGTTCGAAAGCTCGCATTTCCAAGCCACGCCGGGGAAAATGATCTGCCGCTTGATCGTGACGGATGAAAACGGGCATCGCATCTCGTTTGGTCGCGCCACCGGACGACATTTCGCCAAGATTCTCTCGGGCATTATTTTGTGCATCGGCTATCTGATGGTCTTTTGGACGCAGCGCCGACAGGGCCTACACGACATGCTGGCCTCGACCTTGGTTCTGCGTCGTCAGTTGCCGCCGATCTATGGCAGGACGGGTTCTGTCCCTCCCACGCTGGACCAACCCCCCCGAGTTTAA
- a CDS encoding phosphatase PAP2 family protein, with amino-acid sequence MTSRLGVWTGCAGILALLIPISMFCVDHPLAQAAQDFAHAYPEIERGFRVVTELGESSWYLWSSGLSGLICWGLARSTYWPRAHARLMQGAIGCAWIFSCVAISGILTQILKRLIGRPRPSLSEKMGLDMFVFMPFAGSARWQSMPSGHATTVFVLLLALLPFLSRPWRGAGLALALVIAASRIITNAHYLSDLFAGALVAVATVGLLTPRFARLLPRLDMAQGNHSR; translated from the coding sequence ATGACAAGCCGTCTTGGCGTTTGGACAGGGTGCGCCGGGATTCTGGCGTTGCTGATTCCGATCAGCATGTTTTGTGTCGATCACCCTTTGGCCCAGGCGGCGCAGGACTTCGCGCACGCCTATCCGGAAATCGAGCGGGGCTTTCGGGTGGTCACGGAACTGGGCGAGTCCAGCTGGTATTTGTGGTCCAGTGGCCTGTCGGGCCTGATCTGCTGGGGTCTGGCCCGCAGCACATATTGGCCGCGCGCGCATGCGCGTTTGATGCAAGGCGCCATCGGTTGCGCGTGGATATTTTCCTGTGTCGCTATTTCGGGCATCCTTACTCAAATCCTGAAACGCCTGATCGGGCGACCGCGCCCCAGCCTGTCGGAGAAGATGGGCCTTGATATGTTCGTCTTCATGCCTTTTGCGGGGTCGGCGCGGTGGCAATCCATGCCCTCGGGACATGCCACCACGGTCTTTGTCCTTCTGCTGGCTTTATTGCCTTTCCTGTCCCGGCCTTGGCGCGGAGCCGGTCTGGCCCTGGCGCTGGTGATCGCCGCCAGCCGCATCATCACGAACGCCCATTATTTGAGCGACCTGTTTGCCGGGGCCTTGGTGGCGGTGGCGACTGTTGGTTTATTAACCCCGCGCTTTGCGCGTCTTTTGCCGCGTCTTGATATGGCGCAAGGCAATCATTCCCGCTAA
- a CDS encoding glycosyltransferase family 39 protein, translating into MTIAKAWYVNESEGLSWRGWAAVVLVALALFLPGLSALPPIDRDEARFMQASRQMIETHRYDDIRFLDEPRHNKPPGIYWLQSAFVNAAVATGLAGPHLEETWPYRLPSLLGALLGVVLTVLLGVRLFGARAGFLAGLIFAASVLPIMEAHLAKTDSALLACVLAAQLALARLYRGEKASWPLALLFWLAMAAGVVIKGPVIVMILGLTLLALGLSERRWAWMRGLRPVVGITLLAALTVPWVLMMHANSAGGFLKSSMTEDFLAKLTQPGGWGMGVPGFHLALSWFVFWPMSLLLWLAVPWVWARRREPSVRFCLAWALPSWLVFELTATKLAHYTLPLYPALAVLAGAAAVEGWRWAKPRLSEKAWNGAVLALWGGASLTIAAAMVLVTYLMQGHQMLLPQILTGLVALMASLAAAILAMRQRAVAAVLSLTLASLVMWPLWLGVALPRLDMLWVAPRVAELVARQPTCPGSMVVSSGKSFAEPSLAFALDGRVRMADSVAQAADIFTSFPCALALVPVEDVEAFRLATQSRAGMMPEQVGQVSGFNYGRGKPVSLTLWRRPHEEVP; encoded by the coding sequence ATGACAATCGCCAAGGCTTGGTATGTGAACGAGTCCGAGGGACTGTCTTGGCGCGGCTGGGCGGCGGTGGTCTTGGTGGCCTTGGCGCTGTTCTTGCCGGGCCTGTCCGCTTTGCCGCCCATCGACCGCGACGAGGCGCGGTTCATGCAAGCCAGCCGCCAGATGATCGAAACCCATCGCTATGACGATATTCGCTTTCTGGACGAGCCTCGCCACAATAAACCGCCCGGCATCTATTGGCTGCAATCGGCTTTTGTGAATGCGGCGGTGGCCACGGGGCTGGCCGGACCCCATCTTGAAGAGACGTGGCCCTACCGTCTGCCCTCGCTGTTGGGGGCCTTGCTGGGCGTGGTCCTGACGGTGTTGCTGGGCGTTCGATTATTCGGCGCGCGTGCCGGCTTTCTGGCGGGGTTGATCTTTGCCGCCTCGGTGCTGCCGATCATGGAGGCGCATCTGGCCAAGACGGATTCCGCCTTACTGGCATGCGTTCTTGCCGCCCAATTGGCCTTGGCGCGGTTGTATCGCGGCGAAAAGGCGTCATGGCCTCTGGCACTGCTCTTCTGGCTGGCCATGGCGGCAGGCGTGGTGATTAAGGGACCGGTGATCGTGATGATCCTGGGCCTGACGCTTTTGGCTTTGGGATTGTCCGAGCGACGCTGGGCTTGGATGCGCGGATTGCGGCCCGTGGTCGGGATAACCCTGTTGGCGGCGTTGACGGTGCCTTGGGTGCTGATGATGCATGCCAACAGCGCGGGCGGATTCTTGAAGTCTTCGATGACCGAAGACTTCCTGGCCAAGCTGACACAGCCTGGCGGTTGGGGCATGGGGGTTCCGGGGTTCCATCTGGCTTTGTCCTGGTTCGTCTTTTGGCCGATGTCCCTGTTGTTGTGGCTTGCGGTGCCGTGGGTGTGGGCGCGTCGGCGCGAGCCTTCCGTGCGTTTTTGCTTGGCGTGGGCCTTGCCCAGCTGGCTGGTTTTCGAGCTGACGGCGACCAAGCTGGCGCATTACACCTTGCCGCTTTATCCGGCCTTGGCCGTTCTGGCTGGCGCGGCGGCGGTGGAAGGATGGCGCTGGGCCAAACCTCGGCTATCCGAAAAAGCCTGGAACGGGGCGGTCTTGGCGTTGTGGGGCGGGGCCAGTTTGACGATCGCGGCGGCCATGGTTTTGGTGACCTATCTGATGCAAGGCCACCAGATGCTGTTGCCCCAGATTTTGACCGGCCTGGTCGCGCTGATGGCCTCCTTGGCCGCCGCGATTCTGGCCATGCGGCAACGCGCCGTGGCGGCGGTGCTGTCCTTGACCTTGGCCAGTTTGGTGATGTGGCCGCTTTGGTTGGGTGTGGCCCTGCCGCGTTTGGACATGCTGTGGGTCGCGCCGCGCGTGGCCGAACTGGTGGCCAGGCAGCCGACATGTCCGGGCAGCATGGTCGTCTCCAGCGGGAAAAGCTTTGCCGAACCCAGCCTGGCCTTTGCCTTGGACGGTCGCGTCCGTATGGCGGATTCGGTGGCTCAGGCGGCGGATATCTTCACGTCTTTCCCCTGCGCCCTGGCCCTTGTTCCTGTCGAGGATGTCGAAGCCTTTCGCCTGGCGACCCAATCGCGGGCGGGCATGATGCCCGAGCAGGTGGGCCAAGTCAGCGGCTTTAATTATGGGCGCGGCAAACCGGTGAGCCTGACATTATGGCGTCGCCCTCACGAGGAAGTGCCATGA
- a CDS encoding lipid-A-disaccharide synthase N-terminal domain-containing protein, giving the protein MMEQIAAYIARHATWWVAVGFLGQALFMMRFVVQWIASERARRSVIPHVFWYFSLGGGAVLLAYAIHRQDPVFIAGQGLGLVIYMRNLALLRRARIDSASVTGGSP; this is encoded by the coding sequence ATGATGGAGCAGATCGCCGCCTATATCGCGCGACACGCCACCTGGTGGGTGGCGGTGGGGTTTTTAGGACAGGCCTTGTTCATGATGCGCTTTGTGGTGCAATGGATCGCCAGCGAACGCGCCCGGCGCAGCGTGATTCCGCATGTCTTTTGGTATTTCAGCCTGGGCGGTGGAGCGGTGCTGTTGGCCTATGCCATCCATCGTCAGGATCCGGTGTTCATCGCAGGGCAAGGTCTGGGCCTTGTGATCTATATGCGCAATCTGGCGCTGTTACGCCGCGCGCGCATAGATTCGGCCTCGGTGACGGGAGGCTCGCCATGA
- a CDS encoding class I SAM-dependent methyltransferase: MSAPFPHPSDEDDAHWFGFDRLAPQAKDAGVQRVFSSVADSYDRMNDLMSLGLHRLWKDRLIGAIAPRSHEVLVDVAGGTGDVAERFVQAGGGRAVLVDRNAAMVAAGRDRALDRGHMRGVTRLVGDAECLPVADGAADVVTIAFGLRNVTRRVQALAQMRRVLRPGGRFFCLEFGPDVTPGWFRRAYDMWSFGAMPMLGALVAGDRPAYEYLAQSIRTFPGAQALAQEMGKAGFEHVSWQSWLGGIVVLHRGQAPIHLKK; the protein is encoded by the coding sequence ATGTCAGCCCCATTCCCCCATCCCTCTGATGAAGACGACGCCCATTGGTTCGGCTTTGATCGTCTTGCGCCTCAGGCCAAGGATGCCGGGGTGCAGCGGGTGTTCTCGTCCGTTGCGGACAGTTATGACCGCATGAATGATCTGATGTCGCTGGGGCTGCATCGTCTGTGGAAGGATCGCCTGATCGGGGCCATTGCGCCGCGCTCTCACGAGGTTCTTGTGGATGTAGCGGGCGGCACCGGCGACGTGGCCGAGCGTTTCGTTCAAGCGGGCGGCGGGCGTGCCGTGTTGGTGGACCGCAACGCCGCCATGGTGGCCGCCGGACGTGACCGCGCCTTGGATCGCGGCCATATGCGGGGCGTGACGCGCTTGGTGGGCGACGCCGAATGCTTGCCCGTGGCCGATGGCGCGGCGGATGTGGTGACCATCGCCTTTGGCTTGCGTAATGTGACGCGGCGCGTTCAGGCTTTGGCGCAGATGCGCCGCGTGCTGCGGCCCGGCGGACGCTTTTTCTGCCTGGAATTTGGGCCGGATGTCACGCCCGGATGGTTCCGGCGCGCCTATGACATGTGGTCCTTTGGTGCCATGCCGATGCTGGGCGCGCTGGTGGCCGGGGATCGGCCGGCCTATGAATATTTGGCGCAAAGCATCCGCACCTTTCCCGGCGCGCAAGCCCTGGCCCAAGAGATGGGAAAGGCGGGTTTTGAGCATGTATCCTGGCAAAGCTGGTTGGGCGGGATTGTCGTGCTGCATCGGGGCCAGGCCCCGATCCATTTGAAGAAATGA
- a CDS encoding uracil-DNA glycosylase, translating to MNDLPFVPDALPKPPFSGLALVGEAPGADEVRQGRPFVGRSGQLLDRALAECGIDRSHCLVANVFRYRPPDNKIGHFFTSRRRAKDEGLAVAESWGALGSSWCLDAFAPELERLRDTLTGLRPRVVVSLGRTPLWALSGNGEDIGGRRGQPQPCRMGSDITLIATYHPSYALRGVPGAYEAIAADIASAWRLAQG from the coding sequence ATGAACGATCTGCCCTTCGTGCCCGATGCTCTGCCCAAGCCCCCCTTTAGCGGCCTGGCCCTGGTGGGCGAAGCGCCCGGTGCCGACGAAGTGCGTCAGGGGCGGCCCTTTGTCGGACGCAGCGGCCAATTACTAGATCGCGCCTTGGCCGAATGCGGCATCGATAGATCCCATTGCCTGGTGGCGAATGTGTTTCGCTATCGCCCGCCCGACAACAAGATCGGTCATTTCTTCACCTCGCGCCGCCGCGCCAAGGATGAAGGCCTGGCCGTGGCCGAATCCTGGGGGGCGCTGGGCAGCTCCTGGTGCCTTGACGCCTTCGCGCCCGAGCTGGAACGTCTGCGCGACACCCTAACCGGCTTGCGTCCGCGCGTGGTGGTCAGCCTGGGCCGCACGCCGCTATGGGCGTTATCGGGCAATGGCGAGGATATCGGCGGCCGTCGCGGCCAGCCCCAGCCCTGCCGCATGGGATCGGACATCACGTTAATCGCGACCTATCACCCCAGTTACGCCTTGCGCGGCGTTCCCGGAGCCTATGAGGCCATCGCCGCCGACATCGCCAGCGCGTGGCGTCTGGCGCAGGGGTAA
- a CDS encoding glycosyltransferase family 9 protein: MSRETILVIRLGALGDIVMAAQAFQDIRRHHADAHIVLLTRRPFAGFARTMPWFDDVMVDPYPRWSPMKWLKLRRMLRALAPDRVYDLQAKARTQRYANLLPAHPRPFWSRPVKDATALHVRDIWARQLRAAGVAASEAVDWDWCQASLNEFPLPQDYVVLIPGCSAHLTRKRWPSRCYAALARRLFEGRGWTSVLVGTNADQEAVQGIIKLIPSALDICGRTSLAQLAELARGARAVIGNDTGPAHLAAAIGAPSLLLLSGHTDPARSAPRGAGAAWLKREHLTALSVDEVEQAVRALTAEKA; this comes from the coding sequence ATGAGCCGTGAAACCATCTTGGTCATTCGCCTGGGGGCTCTGGGCGATATCGTCATGGCGGCCCAGGCTTTCCAAGATATTCGCCGCCATCATGCGGATGCCCATATCGTGCTGCTGACGCGCCGCCCCTTTGCCGGATTCGCGCGGACCATGCCTTGGTTCGATGATGTGATGGTCGATCCCTATCCGCGCTGGTCGCCGATGAAATGGCTGAAACTGCGCCGCATGTTGCGCGCTTTGGCTCCCGATCGCGTCTATGATTTGCAGGCTAAGGCCCGCACACAGCGTTACGCCAATCTGTTGCCTGCCCATCCCCGTCCCTTCTGGTCGCGCCCGGTCAAGGACGCCACCGCGCTGCATGTGCGCGATATTTGGGCAAGGCAATTGCGCGCGGCGGGCGTGGCCGCGTCCGAGGCGGTGGATTGGGATTGGTGCCAGGCAAGCTTGAACGAGTTTCCCTTGCCGCAGGATTATGTGGTGCTGATCCCCGGCTGTTCGGCGCATCTGACGCGCAAACGCTGGCCGTCGCGGTGTTATGCGGCCCTGGCGCGGCGTTTGTTCGAAGGGCGCGGCTGGACATCGGTTCTGGTGGGCACCAATGCCGATCAAGAGGCGGTGCAAGGCATCATCAAATTGATCCCCTCCGCCCTTGATATCTGTGGCCGCACCAGTTTGGCGCAATTGGCCGAATTGGCACGTGGCGCGCGCGCGGTGATCGGCAACGACACCGGCCCCGCGCATTTGGCCGCCGCCATCGGCGCGCCCAGCCTGTTGCTGTTGTCGGGACATACCGACCCCGCCCGTTCGGCTCCGCGCGGCGCGGGTGCCGCCTGGCTCAAACGCGAACATCTGACGGCCTTGTCGGTGGACGAGGTGGAACAGGCCGTGCGCGCCCTGACGGCGGAGAAGGCGTGA
- a CDS encoding glycosyltransferase family 4 protein, whose amino-acid sequence MNRPMTVLQVLPALNIGGVERTTFEVAKGLVAAGHRAFVASKGGAMVAALESSGARHVTGPFHSKNPALILANAARLVRLVRREGVQIIHARSRAPAWSAWIAARVTGARFVTTFHASYSFSGPIKQFYNAVMARGDRVVAISGYVADHVRRHYDVPESVLRLISPGVDLESFDPAKISMERRAALAAKWNLHPGWPVILFPGRLSPVKGQAKALEALACMSGAGVQLVLLGPDQGRGSYRLELERMVQNLGLADRVRMPGPCADMPTAYSLADVVVCPSRAPEGLGRVSIEAQAMGVPVVAAKTGGLPETVIPGTTGWLVSPDDEDAIARAIEEALCMSPPRRESLAEAARAHVMRDFDEQRMVRDTLSLYAEVLS is encoded by the coding sequence ATGAACCGTCCCATGACCGTGCTTCAGGTCCTGCCCGCCTTGAATATCGGCGGAGTCGAACGCACCACTTTCGAGGTGGCCAAGGGCTTGGTGGCGGCGGGACATCGCGCTTTTGTAGCCTCAAAGGGCGGCGCTATGGTCGCCGCGCTTGAATCAAGCGGGGCGCGGCATGTGACCGGACCGTTCCACAGCAAGAATCCTGCGCTTATTCTGGCTAATGCCGCGCGTCTTGTCCGTCTGGTGCGGCGCGAAGGGGTGCAGATCATCCATGCGCGCAGCCGTGCGCCGGCTTGGTCCGCATGGATCGCGGCGCGGGTCACGGGCGCAAGGTTTGTGACCACGTTTCACGCTTCCTATTCTTTTTCAGGCCCGATCAAGCAGTTCTACAATGCGGTGATGGCCAGGGGGGATCGCGTGGTCGCCATCTCGGGCTATGTGGCCGATCATGTGCGCCGCCATTACGACGTGCCCGAATCCGTGTTGCGGCTGATCTCCCCCGGCGTGGATTTGGAATCCTTCGATCCGGCCAAAATATCAATGGAACGCCGCGCGGCCTTGGCCGCAAAATGGAATCTGCATCCGGGTTGGCCCGTGATCTTATTTCCCGGTCGCCTATCGCCCGTCAAGGGCCAGGCCAAGGCGCTTGAGGCTTTGGCCTGCATGAGCGGCGCGGGGGTGCAATTGGTGCTGCTGGGCCCCGATCAAGGGCGCGGCAGTTATCGCCTGGAATTGGAACGCATGGTACAGAATCTGGGTCTGGCCGATCGTGTGCGGATGCCCGGTCCTTGCGCCGACATGCCCACGGCCTATAGCCTGGCCGATGTGGTGGTGTGTCCCAGCCGCGCGCCCGAGGGGCTGGGGCGCGTGTCGATCGAGGCCCAGGCCATGGGCGTGCCGGTGGTCGCCGCCAAGACCGGCGGCCTGCCCGAGACGGTGATTCCCGGCACGACGGGCTGGCTGGTCTCGCCCGATGACGAGGACGCCATCGCCCGCGCGATCGAAGAGGCTTTGTGCATGTCTCCGCCGCGACGCGAATCCTTGGCCGAGGCGGCGCGCGCGCATGTGATGCGCGATTTCGACGAACAACGTATGGTGCGCGATACGCTTTCCCTTTATGCCGAGGTATTGTCATGA